The genome window GCAAGTTCTTGCATTGTGCCCCCATTCTGAGCAATAACTGCATTTGAGAGAGGTTCCAGTCCTCTTGAGCATACTTGGGTTGTTCTCCCTTGTCTGAACTATATCAGATTTTTTGTCTCGCTTCTTTTTCGGCCTACCAGGAGCTGTTCTTGTTTTTGGAGGTAATATTGGAGTTTCAAATGTTTCCTCCCAAAATTTCTCCCTATTTAAAGGTTCAAGAATGTGGCTGTATACCCTCAGATAGTATTCTTTCTTGTGGCATTCATGCATATAGTCCAGtggattttcttttaaaaagaatatgCATGAACATGAGTGAAAACATGGAATACCTGTTAATTGCCACTTTTTACAAGCACAGGATCGATTCTGCAGGTCCACCACAATTTGATGGCCTCCATCACTCATGGTCACAAGAAATTTGTGGCCTCCATTCCAAGTTGGCCTTGCATTTGCAGCCAATTCCATAGATCTGGTTCAAGATTTTTAAGTAATAGTAATTAGTCCAAGTAgcatataacataaaatttaaacaacAGAAGTAGTAAAGTAAAGTAGTTACTTGTGCAACTTTTTAAGAGGTTTTGTGCAGAAGATAGTGTCCCTCTTGTCCATTTTTGTCAGCCTCTTGCAGATCCTCTCCATACATGTATTTTGAATTCCAATGAACATTGTAACAATCCCCATACCTCTAAACTTGTTGATTGCATTGTTGAAAACTTCACAGTTGTTATTAACGAACATGTCACTCTTGCAAATATCTCTAAAAGCTGATCTACTCCACTGTGACTTTGGCTTGGCTGCTAACCAGTCGTAAGCCCTTGGTGCTAACTGATAATATGCATCAATTGAAATTATGTGAATCAATATTATGTGTGTGCTAATATTATGTGTGTGCTAATATTATGTGTGTGCTAAAATTATGTGTGTGCTAATATTATGTGTGTGCTAAAATTATGTGCttattaaattatgatttaataccTTCTTAAGAGCCTCCATATTTTGGTTGAAATGGTAAGGGATTGTTGACCTAGCAGCAGACCAGAGGAGCCTTCTAACTCCAATACCTTTATGTTCTTTCCACAGATTCTTGTAGAGATGCATTACGCAAAAGCGATGCTCTGCTTTAGGGACCTCAGTTTCAAGAGCCCTAACTAAACCCTTCTGTCTATCACAAATGAAGGTGTAAGATCCTAGATTCTCCATGTGAAGGTCCTCTTTAAGCAATCTGATAAACCATTCCCAGCTAtcgttgttttcagcttcaaccTGGGCCCAACAAATTGGATACATCCCATCATTCGGGTCTGTACCAACAGCAGTCAGCAAAATTCCTCCTAACGGACCCTTTAAATGGCATCCGTCTAATCCAATGATTGGTTTGTAGCCATCTAAGAACCCTTCCTTTAGTGGACCTAGGCAAACATAGAATCTTTTAAACCTTGTACAGGTTCCACCTTCTTCAGCTTGCTCAGTCATAATCATctcctttgagacatgcataaattgttcattccatgcaaatttgaatgaaattgaggcatgttaaaggcattgaagtaaggattgaacatatatggcatgttaggctgagagtaaggattgtgaggcaataaaccaggcatcatattcatagcagataaattcatgtgaggaacagatgtcataggaataggcaaggataaattaggagcaaccacagttttacaattagcagataaatgatttacactaccacacttactgcaggttttcctaagagcactagcattgggagtgtaattggtgtgcttgttaactcctattttgccatttctatttcctttcttctttttagtctcctcagatttatgctcactagtatccaacttcttcttgttcttgttactggaatgaagagtgttattaacactatcactggtctcagaagaactattctcacctttaacaaaattctttttaacaggaccatatttcttgttaagcttcttgagaacactcttgtcaactgatgagtttttgttcaactgatgactctcatcagttgagactttgttcttcaactgatgatcatcatcagtattctcatcacctgaactgctCCCAGatttctcaagcactttcttattcctcttccactcattctctacaaaggtctctctaccttgcatgttgatgatattggtggaaacatccctaccagatttccatttggcaataatctcttgttccttatcaagctgctttcttatgatctcttctcttttcagaacaaccaagagatcatccttggctgtctgacactcaattttcagcttctcaaactcaataaattgagcttctaaggcactgtttctatcactaagaaaggtgttagcttccttaattctactattttccttagtaagagattttaaagaaacatgcaaatgatataattctgtagacatttcattaatagtagcattgcattcatccttagttaactcaactaagtttgtagtgaatacctgactactgcttccagtgttctcttcttgatctgtggagttggccattagagctagattgacaaactcctcctcttcatcagaatcatctccagctgcccaatcatcctttgtgatgaatgctctttccttttgtttgagaagatcataatatttctttttgtagtcaatgttttcacttgacttcttctcaactttaggctttctgcactcatttgcaaagtgacctgcattcccacagttgaagcacttgaattttgatctgtctaccatgcttctatcagacttgggattgcctttaaaagattttgcagaattaaaattctttttgaattttagtttggagaatcttcttgacaggaaggctagatgttcatcaattccatcactttcttcaccagaatcagctacttctttctcctttcttcttcctttgcttgactctgagctctcctctttgaccaacttctcagtttcttcaacttgagactttcccttgtccttgacagtatcctccagagatgcaactagagccacagatgaatgccctttcttttggcttttctcaatctcttcatcttgctccatttcaagctcataagtttttaaggttccatacagtctctctagagtatagtctttaaactcttgtgtatttctgagagagactgtcatgggcttccattctttaggaagagctcttaagaatttcaagtttgaatccttaacttgatatactctaccaaagagctttagaccatttaacagtttttgaaatctgttaaatgtatcactcaaactttcaccagccttgaaatggaatgactcatattgttgaatcagaagctgcatcttgttctctctcacttgctcattcccttcacagatggtcctgatggtgtcccaaacttctttggcacttgtgcagctaataacactatcaatcatttcttgatccaaaccattgaacagaagattcatggttttcttgtccttgtgcacttcttcagtatcttcttgagaatattcatggataggttttggaatcatcttacctaccatgtcttcaccatcagctccaatacttgtgcagaccttcatggggacatgaggtcctttttcaatacagttcacatagctttcatcaatggacaacagatgcagatgcattctcactttccagtgaaaatagttgtctttgtcaaggacaggaatcttcactccagcatccttctttcccatctttctctcgcagtgttgatctttttcccggtttgttgggaacctcgctctgataccaattgttattttacaccaactatgagaaagattgtagaaggggggttgaatacaatcttttacaaatttaaaagattcaagaacaatacactaagaacacaataaacagaaaaacaccaagtattaaaaatacgggtggattgaatgatccacccgtgagattttatatagaagaatctgtggattgttttacaattcgcacagctgctggttcatcactcaaacaagttctaactcttagatttttctctcaagtaatttgaacaagttcaactgatgctactaacttggttatatactccaagttttacaaagcttttagctagattacaaaatgcactctaatctaaaaacaatgctgcacaactttgtcttatgcatgctttctgagatgtcttcatctttgaccatcatcttgatttgatccagattgcactgcatgagataagtatgtttctgcttcttctttattttcctaattaggcttccatgtctattttagtgtaattcgatccatgtgatttgtcagacttaagctctagtcactttcaactgctctttgcttcatcagttgaaggttctggttgctttcaactgctattgactttatcatttgaatgcctggctcatcagttgaatgaattacaaactccatcagttgaatgctgttccagtctcatcagttgaattcctcagcattatccgttgaatactttgtcttcagttgaatgcttgattttcatcagttgaaacatcatccagtctttatcagttgaacagttacatctcatcagttgaatatccttcacttagataaaattacatggcattggatatttacaattagccatcctattctacccatccgttgataattcccaaggacaagaaatgtaacaattacaactgaaatttgataaagattctaagtaagacatgttacaaaaatgtttatgttatcatcaaaaattattgattcctaacaatctcccccaatttatgactggagaagatgcagacataaattctacacttgatgataacaaaacattaataaaataaaatgcagaatttaaatactggagttagaaaagattacagatgattatgctcctttagactgagcagttacttgttcctagaagatcttcttcttctggacttaagtttttcttcaagaatattgatctgtttctgaaagatcctgtagaaccattcttcatcactatcttgtctgttgagcttggattggagagtcttcagagtatttaagctagcaaccttgagttgatctttaggtctgaaaaatctcctaacaccttgattgtccctaaattccatgactggagtaggttcatgatgaattttctttccagtgtagggaattttcagccttctttgtagactagcatctgagttccattccttcctgatctcaaggattctctttagtaccatttgctttgcaggtggtgtaaatcctccagtcctcttcatagatccatatatttttgttagagaactaaatccctcagaattcagaactctgtgaagaggccagatgacatcacccttgtttttgtaagagaataccaatctttcaggtaactttgaagttgcttctattcctcttacttcttgaagatcatccagctccagctccaactcagaaatttcttcaatgttagcaatgatcagatagtcatcaggattttcaggttcttttgggggtttaggagggttagccatcctcttagccacagacttgactttcttctttggcttggaagattcttgaacaagaaaagctggagttgggatatcttccaagtcaattggctcctcctttggcattattggctcatcatggaagttgacatctagatgtactactgtggtatccttgattggagaagaaggctttgagataggcttttctggcacttcttctcttctcttggctgcctcaggcatcttagtcttagatttgactctctttttctttggagaagattcaagaggcaatcttttctcatttaaaagctcagctgccaactcctcttccagctcaatagcatacctttcatcaacctctatttggttcaaagagagttgggattcaaactcctctttttcacattctctggccacctcttcagcttttgcaaatgagtag of Daucus carota subsp. sativus chromosome 3, DH1 v3.0, whole genome shotgun sequence contains these proteins:
- the LOC108195009 gene encoding uncharacterized protein LOC108195009; its protein translation is MTEQAEEGGTCTRFKRFYVCLGPLKEGFLDGYKPIIGLDGCHLKGPLGGILLTAVGTDPNDGMYPICWAQVEAENNDSWEWFIRLLKEDLHMENLGSYTFICDRQKGLVRALETEVPKAEHRFCVMHLYKNLWKEHKGIGVRRLLWSAARSTIPYHFNQNMEALKKLAPRAYDWLAAKPKSQWSRSAFRDICKSDMFVNNNCEVFNNAINKFRGMGIVTMFIGIQNTCMERICKRLTKMDKRDTIFCTKPLKKLHK